The proteins below are encoded in one region of Fusobacterium massiliense:
- the rnmV gene encoding ribonuclease M5: MKLKIKEVIVVEGRDDISAVKQAVDAEVFHVNGHAVRKNKSIDRLKLAYENKGLIILTDPDYAGEEIRKFLNKNFPNSKNAYISRKNGTKNGDIGVENASPEVIIEALKKAKCNIESSENIFTTDLLFEYELIGNEKSSDLRAELGNELGIGYSNGKQFISKLNRYGVSLEDFKKAYQKIKNK; encoded by the coding sequence ATGAAATTAAAAATAAAAGAAGTTATAGTTGTTGAAGGAAGAGACGATATTTCAGCTGTAAAACAAGCAGTCGATGCTGAAGTATTTCATGTAAATGGACATGCAGTTAGAAAAAATAAAAGCATAGATAGACTAAAACTTGCTTATGAAAATAAAGGACTTATAATTTTAACAGATCCAGATTATGCTGGAGAAGAAATTAGAAAATTTTTAAATAAAAATTTTCCTAATTCTAAAAATGCTTATATTTCCAGAAAAAATGGTACAAAAAATGGAGATATAGGTGTTGAAAATGCTAGTCCTGAAGTTATAATTGAAGCTTTAAAAAAAGCAAAATGTAATATTGAAAGTTCAGAAAATATTTTTACAACCGATTTACTTTTTGAATACGAACTTATTGGTAATGAAAAATCTTCCGATTTAAGAGCTGAATTAGGTAATGAATTAGGAATCGGTTACTCTAACGGAAAACAGTTTATTTCAAAGTTAAATAGATATGGAGTAAGTCTGGAAGATTTTAAAAAAGCATATCAAAAAATAAAGAATAAATAA
- the asnS gene encoding asparagine--tRNA ligase produces MKVTVKEIFRKGESFLNQEVEVFGWVRKIRDQKKFGFIELNDGSFFKGVQVVFEEDLKNFEEISRLSISSTIKVKGILVESKGSGQAHEILAKDIEVFQKADLDYPLQNKRHTFEYLRTIAHLRPRTNAFSAVFRVRSVLAYALHKFFQENNFVYVHTPIVTGSDAEGAGEMFRITTLDLNDVPKKENGEVDFSKDFFGKSTNLTVSGQLNVETFCAAFRNVYTFGPTFRAEYSNTARHASEFWMIEPEIAFADLSANMELAEDMIKYIIKYVMDNCPEEMEFFNAFVEKGLFDKLNNVLNNEFAKVTYTEAIEILENCSKKFEFPVKWGIDLQSEHERFLAEEYFKKPVFVTDYPKDIKAFYMKLNEDGKTVRAMDLLAPGIGEIIGGSQREDNLEILTNRMDELNLDKESYEFYLDLRRYGSFPHSGYGLGFERMMMYITGMQNIRDVLPFPRTPNNAEF; encoded by the coding sequence ATGAAAGTAACAGTAAAAGAAATTTTTAGAAAAGGAGAATCGTTCTTAAATCAAGAAGTAGAAGTTTTTGGTTGGGTAAGAAAAATAAGAGACCAAAAGAAATTTGGTTTCATTGAACTTAATGACGGTTCATTTTTTAAAGGAGTTCAAGTCGTTTTTGAAGAAGATTTAAAGAATTTTGAAGAAATCTCAAGACTTTCTATTTCTTCTACAATAAAAGTAAAAGGAATTTTAGTTGAATCAAAAGGTAGTGGACAAGCACACGAAATCTTAGCTAAAGATATTGAAGTATTTCAAAAAGCTGATTTAGATTACCCACTTCAAAATAAAAGACATACATTTGAATATTTAAGAACTATAGCTCATTTAAGACCAAGAACTAACGCTTTTTCTGCTGTATTTAGGGTTAGATCTGTATTGGCTTATGCATTACATAAATTTTTCCAAGAAAATAACTTTGTTTATGTTCATACTCCAATAGTAACAGGTTCAGATGCTGAAGGTGCTGGAGAAATGTTTAGGATAACAACTCTTGATCTTAATGATGTTCCAAAAAAAGAAAATGGGGAAGTTGATTTTAGTAAGGACTTCTTTGGAAAATCTACTAATTTAACAGTTAGTGGACAATTAAATGTTGAAACTTTCTGTGCTGCTTTTAGAAATGTTTATACATTCGGACCAACTTTCAGAGCTGAATATTCTAATACAGCAAGACACGCTTCTGAATTTTGGATGATAGAACCTGAAATTGCTTTTGCAGATCTTTCTGCAAATATGGAACTTGCTGAAGATATGATAAAATATATTATAAAATATGTTATGGATAATTGCCCTGAAGAAATGGAATTTTTTAATGCTTTTGTTGAAAAAGGATTATTTGATAAATTAAACAATGTACTAAATAACGAATTTGCAAAAGTAACATATACAGAGGCTATTGAAATTTTAGAAAACTGCAGTAAAAAATTCGAATTTCCTGTTAAATGGGGAATCGATTTACAAAGTGAGCATGAAAGATTCTTAGCTGAAGAGTACTTCAAAAAACCAGTATTTGTAACTGACTATCCAAAAGATATAAAAGCGTTCTACATGAAACTTAATGAAGATGGAAAAACAGTTAGAGCTATGGATTTACTAGCTCCAGGAATTGGTGAAATTATAGGTGGTTCTCAAAGAGAAGATAACTTAGAAATCTTAACAAACAGAATGGATGAACTAAACCTTGATAAAGAAAGTTATGAGTTTTACTTAGATTTAAGAAGATATGGTAGTTTCCCACACTCTGGTTATGGATTAGGTTTTGAAAGAATGATGATGTATATAACTGGTATGCAAAACATTAGAGACGTTTTACCTTTCCCAAGAACTCCAAACAATGCAGAGTTTTAA
- a CDS encoding DUF896 domain-containing protein — MEMKDIIEKVNFYARLSKKRKLSEEEIKDREVYRKLYLEQFKNQVKNHLESIEIVDEKDFKN, encoded by the coding sequence GTGGAAATGAAAGATATTATAGAAAAAGTAAATTTCTATGCTAGACTTAGTAAAAAAAGAAAACTAAGTGAAGAAGAAATTAAGGATAGGGAAGTTTACAGAAAATTATATCTTGAGCAATTTAAAAATCAAGTTAAAAATCATTTAGAAAGTATAGAAATCGTTGACGAAAAAGATTTTAAAAACTAA
- a CDS encoding FtsW/RodA/SpoVE family cell cycle protein → MDKKINTDNKILNEQTIYKQRNEIKKENEISDKIKNIKNKKNSIIILYIFLILIGVANFYSSVSRFDATTVSNKMIKQGIILLVAFFTCYLTSKISYKNFLNKRIRSSITMFGIILFLVVAFAPIPSIFPTINGGKGWIHIGSFSFQITELFKVPFIGLIAWALSRGKNGGKKVPYLKNFLAVSVYTGIFFVLLLFLKDLGTGLHYVMIVAFLIFTSDITDKFLMAIIASGGGLGLFILTAVYNFGSGYKQHRVKIYLDGIFKDVYDRMEAFQIYQSLIAFGTSGFLGKGYGNGVQKYNYIPEVETDFAIATFAEEMGFLGVISLLLLFFVMFFLIMNISDSTEDYFAKYFVTGIAGYIITQVIINIGVAIGLIPVFGVPLPFISSGGSSLIALSVAIGIVINISNSSAKNLETLTK, encoded by the coding sequence ATGGATAAAAAAATAAATACTGATAATAAAATTTTAAATGAACAAACAATTTATAAACAAAGAAATGAAATAAAAAAAGAAAATGAAATCTCAGATAAAATAAAGAATATTAAAAACAAAAAAAATTCTATTATTATTCTTTATATTTTCTTAATTTTAATTGGTGTTGCTAACTTTTATAGTTCAGTGTCAAGATTTGATGCTACAACGGTTTCTAATAAAATGATTAAACAAGGTATAATACTTTTAGTAGCCTTTTTTACTTGTTATTTAACATCAAAAATATCATATAAAAACTTTTTAAATAAAAGAATAAGAAGTTCAATAACAATGTTTGGGATTATACTATTTTTAGTTGTTGCTTTTGCACCAATTCCTAGCATATTCCCAACTATAAATGGTGGAAAAGGTTGGATACATATAGGTTCTTTTAGTTTTCAAATTACAGAATTATTTAAAGTTCCTTTCATAGGACTCATTGCTTGGGCTCTATCTCGTGGAAAAAATGGAGGAAAGAAAGTTCCTTATTTAAAAAATTTTTTAGCAGTCTCAGTTTATACTGGTATTTTCTTTGTATTACTCTTGTTTTTAAAAGATTTAGGAACAGGCTTACACTACGTAATGATTGTTGCCTTTTTGATTTTCACTTCTGATATTACGGATAAATTCCTTATGGCTATAATTGCTAGTGGAGGTGGATTAGGTCTATTTATTCTAACAGCTGTATACAATTTTGGCTCTGGATACAAGCAACATCGTGTAAAAATTTATTTAGATGGAATCTTTAAAGATGTATATGATAGAATGGAAGCTTTTCAAATATACCAATCTCTTATAGCTTTTGGAACTTCTGGTTTTCTTGGAAAAGGATATGGAAATGGTGTTCAAAAGTATAACTATATCCCAGAAGTTGAAACAGACTTTGCTATCGCTACGTTTGCAGAAGAAATGGGATTTTTAGGTGTTATTTCACTTTTACTTTTGTTTTTTGTTATGTTTTTCTTAATTATGAATATATCTGATAGTACAGAAGATTACTTTGCTAAATATTTCGTAACAGGTATAGCAGGGTATATTATAACTCAAGTTATAATAAATATTGGAGTTGCAATAGGTTTAATTCCTGTATTCGGAGTTCCACTTCCATTTATAAGTTCTGGTGGTTCTTCACTTATAGCTTTATCAGTTGCAATAGGAATTGTTATAAATATTAGTAATTCAAGTGCAAAAAATCTTGAAACTTTGACAAAATAA
- a CDS encoding DUF3798 domain-containing protein has product MRFNKILFSILAIFTLLFIACGKKEAPTEDANTQQTELSKAVEDFHVGVVTVSVSQAEDSFRGAEAIAKKYGNVQDGGRINVVTIPDNFMQEQETTISLITSLADDPKMKAIVINESVPGTYSAFKTIREKRPDILLFSSSSHEDPVQVSKVADVVINPDSIARGYLIVKAAHDLGAKKFMHISFPRHLSYEVIAKRRDVMEQTAKDLGMEYIEMSAPDPVSDVGVPGAQQFILEQVPNWIAKYGKDTAFFATNDAQTEPLLRQIAKNGGYFIEADLPSPTMGYPGAFGIQFADEEKGNWTKILEKVEKEITANGGAGRMGTWAYSYSFSTAEALTELAIKAVENNQKEFTLTDILEALDSSTNGSKWNGSLMRDTHGVEVSNSFFVYQDTYILGKGYLGMSSQKIPEKYFK; this is encoded by the coding sequence ATGAGATTTAATAAAATTTTATTTAGTATTTTAGCTATTTTTACATTGCTATTCATAGCTTGTGGTAAAAAAGAAGCTCCAACTGAAGATGCTAACACACAACAAACTGAACTAAGCAAAGCAGTTGAAGATTTTCATGTAGGAGTTGTTACTGTTTCGGTTTCACAAGCAGAAGATAGTTTTCGTGGAGCAGAAGCAATTGCTAAAAAATATGGAAATGTACAAGATGGTGGGAGAATTAACGTTGTAACTATACCTGATAATTTTATGCAAGAACAAGAAACAACAATATCTTTAATAACATCGTTAGCCGATGATCCTAAAATGAAAGCTATTGTCATAAATGAATCAGTACCAGGAACATATTCAGCTTTTAAAACAATTAGAGAAAAAAGACCCGATATATTATTATTTTCAAGTAGCTCACATGAAGATCCGGTTCAAGTTAGTAAAGTTGCTGATGTTGTAATAAATCCAGACTCTATTGCTAGAGGATACTTAATCGTAAAAGCAGCTCATGATTTAGGAGCAAAGAAATTTATGCATATTTCTTTCCCAAGACATCTAAGTTATGAAGTTATTGCAAAAAGAAGAGATGTTATGGAACAAACAGCAAAAGATTTAGGAATGGAATATATAGAAATGTCAGCTCCGGATCCAGTAAGTGATGTTGGAGTACCAGGGGCACAACAATTTATATTAGAACAAGTTCCAAACTGGATAGCAAAATATGGAAAAGATACAGCATTCTTTGCAACAAATGATGCTCAAACAGAGCCTTTACTAAGACAAATTGCAAAAAATGGAGGATATTTTATAGAAGCAGATTTACCATCTCCAACAATGGGATATCCTGGAGCCTTTGGAATTCAATTTGCTGACGAAGAAAAAGGAAATTGGACAAAAATACTTGAAAAAGTAGAGAAAGAAATAACTGCTAATGGTGGAGCTGGAAGAATGGGAACATGGGCTTATTCATACAGTTTTTCAACAGCTGAAGCATTGACAGAATTAGCGATAAAAGCAGTTGAAAATAATCAAAAAGAATTTACTTTAACAGATATATTAGAAGCTTTAGATAGTTCTACAAATGGGTCAAAATGGAATGGAAGTTTAATGAGAGATACTCATGGAGTAGAAGTTTCAAATTCTTTCTTTGTATATCAAGATACATATATACTTGGAAAAGGATATTTAGGAATGAGTTCTCAAAAAATACCAGAAAAATATTTTAAATAA
- a CDS encoding DUF3798 domain-containing protein, whose amino-acid sequence MKMKKILFVFLAVFTMLFVACGKKAPTDDAAQQAVAGEANQDFHIGIVTPSVSQSEDNSRGAEAAAKEYGNVQDGGKVTVITLPDNFMQEQETTISLITSLADDPKMKAIVIAESVPGTYSAFKAIREKRPDILLIANNTHEDPVQMSKVANVVVNPDSVSRGYLIVKAAHDLGAKKFMHISFPRHLSYEIISRRRAIMEQTAKDLGMEYIEMSAPDPLSDVGVPGAQQFILEQVPNWIAKYGKDTAFFATNDAQTEPLLKQIAAHGGYFVEADLPSPTMGYPGALGVQFSDDEKGNWPKILEKVEKAVVAAGGSGRMGTWAYSYGFSTVEGLTNLAVKAVQNNQTEFTLEDVLAAIDAYTPGSKWNGSIMKDNSGVEVSNAFFVYQDTYVFGKGYLGMSSQKIPEKYLK is encoded by the coding sequence ATGAAGATGAAAAAAATTTTATTCGTATTTTTAGCTGTTTTCACAATGTTATTTGTGGCTTGTGGTAAAAAAGCTCCAACTGATGATGCAGCACAACAAGCAGTTGCAGGAGAGGCAAATCAAGATTTCCATATAGGGATAGTTACTCCTTCTGTATCTCAATCAGAAGATAATTCACGTGGTGCTGAAGCGGCAGCTAAAGAATATGGAAATGTACAAGATGGGGGAAAAGTTACAGTAATAACTCTTCCAGATAACTTTATGCAAGAACAAGAAACAACAATATCTTTAATTACATCACTAGCTGATGATCCTAAAATGAAAGCTATTGTTATTGCCGAATCAGTACCAGGAACTTATTCAGCATTTAAAGCAATTAGAGAAAAAAGACCTGATATTTTGTTAATAGCAAATAATACTCATGAAGATCCAGTTCAAATGAGTAAAGTTGCAAATGTTGTTGTAAATCCTGATTCAGTTTCAAGAGGATACTTAATCGTAAAAGCAGCTCATGACTTAGGAGCAAAGAAATTTATGCACATTTCTTTCCCAAGACATTTAAGTTATGAAATTATTTCTAGAAGAAGAGCTATAATGGAACAAACAGCAAAAGATTTAGGAATGGAATATATAGAAATGTCAGCTCCAGATCCATTAAGTGATGTTGGAGTACCAGGAGCACAACAATTTATATTAGAACAAGTTCCAAACTGGATAGCAAAATATGGAAAAGATACAGCATTCTTTGCAACAAATGATGCTCAAACAGAACCTTTATTAAAACAAATAGCTGCTCATGGAGGATACTTTGTAGAAGCTGACTTACCATCTCCAACAATGGGATATCCTGGAGCTCTAGGAGTTCAATTTAGTGATGATGAAAAAGGTAACTGGCCAAAAATACTTGAAAAAGTAGAAAAAGCTGTTGTTGCTGCTGGTGGTTCAGGAAGAATGGGAACATGGGCTTATTCATATGGATTCTCAACTGTTGAAGGATTAACTAATTTAGCTGTTAAAGCTGTTCAAAATAACCAAACAGAATTTACATTAGAAGATGTATTAGCTGCTATTGATGCTTATACTCCAGGATCAAAATGGAATGGAAGTATAATGAAAGATAATAGTGGAGTAGAAGTTTCGAATGCATTCTTTGTATACCAAGATACATATGTTTTTGGAAAAGGATACTTAGGAATGAGTTCTCAAAAAATACCAGAAAAATATTTAAAATAG
- a CDS encoding sugar ABC transporter ATP-binding protein has translation MTDSLLKIENLSKSFGENVVLKDINLELKPGEILGLVGENGAGKSTLMKIIFGMDVIKETGGYKGKISFDGKEVNFSSPFDALNAGIGMVHQEFSLIPGFRVSENIVLNRESTKKNIMEYLFGESINKIDKNKNMERAQGAISKLGVGMTGKEEINEMAVAYKQFTEIAREIEREHTKLLVLDEPTAVLTEDEAEILLSTMKNLAEKGIAIIFITHRLNEIMSVSDKVTVLRDGQLINTISTKDTNVNQITEWMIGRKVEFSSTESSQIESNAKNLMEIDDLWVDMPGEMVKGLNLEIKQGEILGLGGMAGQGKIAVANGIMGLFRAKGKVTYKDKDLALNNPLVPLKDGIFFVSEDRKGVGLLLEESIEKNIAFPAMEIKHQFFKKFLGVLDLVDDKKVTENAKKYIESLEIRCMSEKQNVVELSGGNQQKVCMAKAFTMEPDLLFVSEPTRGIDVGAKKLVLDTLKEYNKERGTTIVVTSSEIEELRSICDRIAIVNEGKIAGILSPNASILEFGKLMSGIKEETNE, from the coding sequence ATGACGGATAGCTTACTGAAAATTGAAAATCTCTCTAAGTCTTTTGGAGAAAATGTAGTTTTAAAAGATATCAATTTGGAGTTAAAACCCGGAGAGATACTTGGTTTAGTTGGAGAAAATGGTGCAGGAAAATCAACATTAATGAAAATAATATTCGGAATGGATGTTATAAAAGAAACTGGAGGATATAAGGGTAAAATATCTTTTGATGGTAAAGAAGTTAATTTTTCATCTCCATTTGATGCACTAAATGCTGGAATAGGTATGGTACACCAAGAATTTTCTTTAATACCTGGATTTAGAGTTAGTGAAAATATAGTTTTAAATAGAGAATCTACAAAAAAGAATATTATGGAATATTTATTTGGAGAATCTATCAATAAAATAGATAAAAATAAAAATATGGAAAGAGCTCAAGGAGCCATATCAAAATTAGGTGTTGGTATGACTGGTAAAGAGGAAATCAATGAAATGGCTGTTGCCTATAAACAGTTTACAGAAATTGCCCGTGAGATAGAAAGAGAACATACTAAACTTTTAGTTTTAGATGAGCCTACAGCAGTTCTTACAGAAGATGAAGCAGAAATATTATTGTCAACAATGAAAAATCTTGCAGAAAAAGGAATAGCAATAATTTTCATAACACATAGACTAAATGAAATAATGTCTGTATCAGATAAAGTGACTGTTTTAAGGGACGGACAACTTATAAATACAATTTCAACAAAAGATACAAATGTTAACCAAATAACTGAATGGATGATAGGAAGAAAAGTTGAGTTTTCTTCAACTGAAAGTTCTCAGATAGAATCAAATGCAAAAAACTTAATGGAAATAGATGATCTTTGGGTAGATATGCCAGGAGAAATGGTAAAAGGTTTAAACTTAGAAATAAAACAAGGTGAAATCTTAGGACTTGGAGGAATGGCGGGACAAGGTAAGATAGCTGTTGCTAATGGAATAATGGGACTTTTTAGAGCTAAAGGAAAAGTGACATATAAAGATAAGGATTTAGCATTAAATAATCCATTAGTACCTTTAAAAGACGGAATTTTCTTTGTTTCTGAAGATAGAAAAGGAGTAGGATTACTTCTTGAAGAAAGTATTGAAAAAAATATAGCTTTCCCTGCTATGGAAATAAAACATCAATTTTTTAAGAAATTTTTGGGAGTTTTAGATTTAGTTGACGATAAAAAAGTAACTGAAAATGCAAAAAAATACATAGAAAGTCTTGAAATAAGATGTATGAGCGAAAAACAAAATGTAGTAGAACTTAGTGGGGGAAATCAACAAAAAGTTTGTATGGCTAAAGCTTTCACAATGGAGCCAGACCTTTTATTTGTCTCTGAACCAACAAGAGGTATAGATGTAGGAGCAAAAAAATTAGTTTTGGATACTTTGAAAGAATATAACAAAGAAAGAGGAACTACTATAGTTGTTACTTCATCTGAAATAGAGGAATTAAGAAGTATTTGTGATAGAATTGCCATAGTGAACGAAGGTAAAATTGCAGGAATTTTATCTCCAAATGCTAGTATTTTAGAATTTGGTAAATTAATGTCTGGAATAAAGGAGGAAACGAATGAGTAA
- a CDS encoding ABC transporter permease subunit produces MSNLVKKFGLPRLIILIFLLSTYIIAPFVGISIKAALSDTMVRFGMNAILVLSLMPMIESGAGLNFGMPLGVEAGLLGSLISLQLELTGFLGFTVAILIGIVFACIFGWAYGTVLNKVKGGEMMIATYIGFSSVAFMCIMWLVLPFTKADMIWAYGGSGLRTTISVESYWKDVLNNIFGSISNFIPVGEIIFFIILTFIMWIFFRTRAGLSMSAVGKNEKFAQATGIDADRGRKKSVIISTVLAAIGIVVYQQSFGFIQLYLAPFNMAFPAIAAILIGGASVNKVTVWHVVIGTFLFQGILTMTPTVVNAIIKTDMSETIRIIVSNGMILYALTRKGGGARG; encoded by the coding sequence ATGAGTAATTTAGTTAAAAAATTTGGATTACCAAGATTGATAATCTTAATATTTCTTCTTTCTACTTATATAATTGCTCCTTTCGTTGGAATCTCAATAAAGGCAGCATTGTCAGATACTATGGTAAGATTTGGAATGAATGCAATATTAGTTTTATCTTTAATGCCTATGATAGAGTCTGGAGCAGGCTTGAACTTTGGTATGCCTTTAGGTGTTGAAGCTGGACTTTTAGGTTCTTTAATAAGTTTACAATTGGAACTTACAGGATTTTTAGGATTTACTGTTGCAATTTTGATTGGTATAGTATTTGCTTGTATATTTGGTTGGGCTTATGGTACTGTATTAAATAAGGTAAAAGGTGGAGAAATGATGATAGCTACTTATATAGGATTCTCTTCGGTTGCCTTTATGTGTATTATGTGGCTAGTTTTACCATTTACAAAAGCAGATATGATTTGGGCTTATGGTGGTTCTGGTCTTAGAACAACAATCAGTGTTGAAAGTTATTGGAAAGATGTTTTAAATAATATTTTTGGTTCAATTTCTAATTTTATACCAGTAGGAGAAATAATATTTTTTATAATTTTAACTTTTATAATGTGGATATTTTTTAGAACTAGAGCAGGACTTTCAATGAGTGCTGTTGGAAAAAATGAAAAATTTGCTCAAGCAACAGGAATTGATGCAGATAGAGGTAGAAAGAAATCAGTTATAATATCAACTGTACTTGCAGCAATAGGAATTGTTGTTTATCAACAAAGTTTTGGTTTCATTCAATTGTACTTAGCTCCATTTAATATGGCTTTCCCAGCAATAGCTGCAATATTAATAGGAGGAGCTTCTGTAAATAAGGTAACTGTATGGCATGTTGTGATAGGAACGTTTTTATTCCAAGGAATACTTACAATGACTCCAACAGTTGTAAATGCTATAATTAAAACAGATATGTCTGAAACTATAAGAATAATAGTATCTAATGGAATGATACTATATGCTTTAACAAGAAAAGGAGGCGGAGCTCGTGGATAA
- a CDS encoding ABC transporter permease gives MVLIMFPLSGLSASYLLHEMILRISRNLFLIMSLLIPIVAGMGLNFGIVLGAMGGQLALILVTDWHIAGLQGIFLAMILSIPFSMLLGYVGGVVLNRAKGREMITSMILGYFINGVYQLVVLYSMGTLIPVQDKTMLLTSGRGIKNTVDLTDIAGSLDKTFSFEIFGFQIPTLTIILIVLLCFFIIWFRKTKLGQDMRAVGQDMEVSKAAGIEINKVRIYAIMISTVLAGFGQVIYLQNLGTINTYNSHEQIGMFSVAALLIGGASVARATIPNAIGGVILFHTMFVVAPRAGKTLMDSAQIGEYFRVFISYGIIALVLIMYEWRRKREKEKEREKTIGF, from the coding sequence ATGGTACTTATTATGTTTCCGCTTTCTGGTTTGAGTGCTAGTTATTTGTTGCATGAAATGATTTTAAGAATTTCAAGAAATCTGTTTTTGATAATGTCTCTTTTAATTCCAATAGTTGCAGGAATGGGATTAAATTTTGGTATAGTTTTGGGAGCAATGGGAGGTCAATTAGCTCTAATACTTGTCACTGATTGGCATATTGCAGGATTGCAAGGAATATTTTTAGCAATGATTTTATCAATACCTTTTTCAATGCTTTTAGGTTATGTCGGAGGTGTGGTATTAAACAGAGCTAAAGGAAGAGAAATGATAACTTCTATGATACTAGGATATTTTATAAACGGAGTTTATCAATTAGTTGTTCTTTATTCAATGGGTACTTTAATTCCGGTTCAAGATAAAACTATGCTTTTAACATCTGGAAGAGGAATAAAAAATACTGTTGATTTAACAGATATAGCTGGAAGTTTAGATAAGACTTTCTCTTTTGAAATTTTTGGATTCCAAATACCAACTTTAACTATAATTTTAATAGTGTTATTATGCTTCTTTATAATTTGGTTTAGAAAAACAAAATTAGGGCAAGATATGAGAGCAGTAGGACAAGATATGGAAGTATCTAAAGCAGCAGGTATTGAAATAAATAAAGTTAGAATTTATGCAATTATGATATCAACTGTACTTGCAGGTTTTGGACAAGTGATATATCTTCAAAATTTAGGTACAATTAATACATACAACTCACACGAACAAATAGGAATGTTTTCTGTTGCAGCTCTACTTATAGGGGGAGCTTCTGTTGCAAGAGCTACAATACCGAATGCAATAGGAGGAGTAATATTGTTCCACACAATGTTTGTTGTTGCACCAAGAGCTGGAAAAACTTTAATGGATTCTGCTCAAATAGGGGAATATTTTAGAGTTTTCATATCTTATGGAATAATAGCTTTAGTTTTAATTATGTATGAATGGAGAAGAAAAAGAGAAAAAGAAAAAGAAAGGGAAAAAACAATAGGATTTTAA
- a CDS encoding glucosaminidase domain-containing protein: protein MKKYIIACIFLCLSFFSYAEETIVLDQDASTGMVTQAKDFEKIKGKSKKQIFIDTLIPAIEKVRDKITKDKEYVKELSKKVTLSQKEQEYVEEMFSKYNVKSKDLDELAHKMIVPPTAFILGQSSLESGWGSAKIAKEGNNLFAIRTTLRDPEKTVQTGPNSFYKKYESLEDSLMDYIMTLSRHTSYSNLRKAINKGETTLGLIQHLGNYSEVKGLYSKRLTQIITKNNLVQYDGE from the coding sequence ATGAAAAAGTATATTATTGCTTGTATTTTTCTATGCTTATCATTTTTTTCATATGCTGAAGAAACTATAGTTTTGGATCAAGATGCTAGTACTGGAATGGTTACACAGGCTAAGGATTTTGAAAAAATAAAAGGAAAATCAAAAAAACAAATTTTTATTGATACTCTTATTCCAGCAATTGAAAAAGTTAGAGATAAGATAACGAAAGATAAAGAATATGTAAAGGAACTTTCTAAAAAAGTTACTCTTAGTCAAAAAGAACAAGAATATGTAGAAGAAATGTTTTCTAAGTATAACGTGAAATCGAAAGATTTAGATGAATTAGCGCATAAAATGATAGTTCCACCCACAGCTTTTATACTAGGACAAAGTTCCTTAGAAAGTGGTTGGGGTAGTGCTAAAATTGCTAAAGAAGGAAATAACTTATTCGCTATAAGAACTACTTTGAGAGATCCAGAAAAAACAGTCCAAACAGGTCCAAATTCTTTTTATAAAAAATATGAAAGTTTAGAGGACTCTTTAATGGATTATATAATGACTTTATCAAGACATACTAGTTATTCTAATTTAAGAAAAGCTATAAATAAAGGGGAAACTACTTTAGGTTTAATACAACATTTAGGAAATTACTCTGAAGTTAAAGGGCTATATTCAAAAAGACTAACACAAATAATAACAAAAAATAATTTAGTACAATACGATGGTGAGTAA